One window of Dermacentor albipictus isolate Rhodes 1998 colony unplaced genomic scaffold, USDA_Dalb.pri_finalv2 scaffold_26, whole genome shotgun sequence genomic DNA carries:
- the LOC139052545 gene encoding uncharacterized protein isoform X4 has translation MMGKLRSRDKTIKKLAVVSTLYAVKRKAVEFGMCRNEDLKVYLLDGTEVDEEAFSCLAESVESGTHTFTLCIGEWISGVQMDGRLSNIPRDVVLLLTSFLRSNTGNDAVLEWSLKITQAETSLGDKDAASVGLKPLVVSYFKDDLSQLVQVHEVLTEMTGNFLDALPVCPVIVALGQSIFQCTCHLFVDRELVIPNIGLMLAIERLFAVHYYLNVKYEARVGAALEFLQRYLVGNQHRRAHGSKLKGAKVPVRKIWQCAQRLHHSRRNGALKWCKGTGHQILFNLCLALVGALASFVAMAALPKHRASLVSCTCVGAALHYFLLVSFAWTFVESLLQYLRFVRVLGAYVPNLVLKAAFGAWAPGWKLRPCSTASSCPLG, from the exons atgatgGGGAAGCTACGGAGCAGGGATAAGACCATCAAGAAACTCGCAGTTGTGAGCACGCTTTATGCCGTAAAAAGGAAAGCTGTGGAATTTGGAATGTGTCGCAATGAGGACCTGAAG GTCTATCTACTTGATGGAACAGAGGTTGATGAAGAGGCTTTCAGCTGCTTGGCTGAATCCGTTGAGAGTGGCACTCATACATTCACTTTGTGCATTGGTGAATGGATTTCAG GGGTGCAAATGGATGGAAGGCTGAGTAACATACCCAGAGATGTAGTGCTGCTGCTTACATCGTTCTTGCGCTCGAACACGGGGAATGACGCAGTGCTGGAGTGGAGTTTGAAGATAACGCAAGCAGAGACCAGTTTGGGTGACAAGGATGCTGCATCGGTCGGCCTTAAACCCCTTGTGGTGTCCTACTTCAAAGATGACCTCAGCCAACTCGTACAAGTACATGAG GTATTAACAGAGATGACTGGCAATTTTCTTGACGCCCTGCCCGTTTGCCCAGTCATAGTTGCACTTG GTCAGTCCATCTTTCAATGCACCTGCCATCTGTTTGTGGATAGGGAGCTCGTAATACCAAACATCGGCTTGATGCTGGCTATTGAGCGGCTGTTTGCTGTCCACTACTACTTGAACGTCAAATATGAAGCACGTGTAGGGGCAGCCCTTGAATTTCTTCAGAG ATACCTCGTCGGTAATCAGCACAGGAGGGCACACGGCAGCAAATTAAAAGGAGCAAAGGTGCCCGTTCGAAAGATCTGGCAGTGTGCGCAGAGATTGCATCATTCAAGAAGAAATGGAGCTCT GAAGTGGTGCAAAGGGACAGGCCACCAGATCCTGTTCAACCTATGCCTGGCGCTTGTCGGAGCCCTGGCCTCGTTCGTGGCGATGGCCGCGCTTCCCAAGCACCGTGCCAGCCTGGTCTCCTGCACGTGCGTGGGTGCCGCGCTCCACTACTTCCTGCTCGTGTCCTTCGCCTGGACCTTCGTCGAGTCCCTGCTGCAGTACCTGCGCTTCGTCCGCGTCCTCGGGGCGTATGTGCCCAACCTCGTGCTCAAGGCAGCCTTCGGAGCGTGGG ctcctgGCTGGAAGCTGAGGCCCTGCTCTACAGCTTCCTCTTGCCCGTTGGGCTAA
- the LOC139052545 gene encoding uncharacterized protein isoform X3, with protein sequence MMGKLRSRDKTIKKLAVVSTLYAVKRKAVEFGMCRNEDLKVYLLDGTEVDEEAFSCLAESVESGTHTFTLCIGEWISGVQMDGRLSNIPRDVVLLLTSFLRSNTGNDAVLEWSLKITQAETSLGDKDAASVGLKPLVVSYFKDDLSQLVQVHEVLTEMTGNFLDALPVCPVIVALGQSIFQCTCHLFVDRELVIPNIGLMLAIERLFAVHYYLNVKYEARVGAALEFLQRYLVGNQHRRAHGSKLKGAKVPVRKIWQCAQRLHHSRRNGALKWCKGTGHQILFNLCLALVGALASFVAMAALPKHRASLVSCTCVGAALHYFLLVSFAWTFVESLLQYLRFVRVLGAYVPNLVLKAAFGAWGAPMLVILCILIVNPTQYHKRKDLQLLAGS encoded by the exons atgatgGGGAAGCTACGGAGCAGGGATAAGACCATCAAGAAACTCGCAGTTGTGAGCACGCTTTATGCCGTAAAAAGGAAAGCTGTGGAATTTGGAATGTGTCGCAATGAGGACCTGAAG GTCTATCTACTTGATGGAACAGAGGTTGATGAAGAGGCTTTCAGCTGCTTGGCTGAATCCGTTGAGAGTGGCACTCATACATTCACTTTGTGCATTGGTGAATGGATTTCAG GGGTGCAAATGGATGGAAGGCTGAGTAACATACCCAGAGATGTAGTGCTGCTGCTTACATCGTTCTTGCGCTCGAACACGGGGAATGACGCAGTGCTGGAGTGGAGTTTGAAGATAACGCAAGCAGAGACCAGTTTGGGTGACAAGGATGCTGCATCGGTCGGCCTTAAACCCCTTGTGGTGTCCTACTTCAAAGATGACCTCAGCCAACTCGTACAAGTACATGAG GTATTAACAGAGATGACTGGCAATTTTCTTGACGCCCTGCCCGTTTGCCCAGTCATAGTTGCACTTG GTCAGTCCATCTTTCAATGCACCTGCCATCTGTTTGTGGATAGGGAGCTCGTAATACCAAACATCGGCTTGATGCTGGCTATTGAGCGGCTGTTTGCTGTCCACTACTACTTGAACGTCAAATATGAAGCACGTGTAGGGGCAGCCCTTGAATTTCTTCAGAG ATACCTCGTCGGTAATCAGCACAGGAGGGCACACGGCAGCAAATTAAAAGGAGCAAAGGTGCCCGTTCGAAAGATCTGGCAGTGTGCGCAGAGATTGCATCATTCAAGAAGAAATGGAGCTCT GAAGTGGTGCAAAGGGACAGGCCACCAGATCCTGTTCAACCTATGCCTGGCGCTTGTCGGAGCCCTGGCCTCGTTCGTGGCGATGGCCGCGCTTCCCAAGCACCGTGCCAGCCTGGTCTCCTGCACGTGCGTGGGTGCCGCGCTCCACTACTTCCTGCTCGTGTCCTTCGCCTGGACCTTCGTCGAGTCCCTGCTGCAGTACCTGCGCTTCGTCCGCGTCCTCGGGGCGTATGTGCCCAACCTCGTGCTCAAGGCAGCCTTCGGAGCGTGGG GAGCTCCAATGCTGGTCATACTGTGCATCCTCATAGTGAACCCTACGCAGTATCACAAACGGAAAGACTTGCAA ctcctgGCTGGAAGCTGA
- the LOC139052545 gene encoding uncharacterized protein isoform X2: protein MMGKLRSRDKTIKKLAVVSTLYAVKRKAVEFGMCRNEDLKVYLLDGTEVDEEAFSCLAESVESGTHTFTLCIGEWISGVQMDGRLSNIPRDVVLLLTSFLRSNTGNDAVLEWSLKITQAETSLGDKDAASVGLKPLVVSYFKDDLSQLVQVHEVLTEMTGNFLDALPVCPVIVALGQSIFQCTCHLFVDRELVIPNIGLMLAIERLFAVHYYLNVKYEARVGAALEFLQRYLVGNQHRRAHGSKLKGAKVPVRKIWQCAQRLHHSRRNGALKWCKGTGHQILFNLCLALVGALASFVAMAALPKHRASLVSCTCVGAALHYFLLVSFAWTFVESLLQYLRFVRVLGAYVPNLVLKAAFGAWGCEFNCPPRTWNEHFVALGHHSMHLNREELQCWSYCASS, encoded by the exons atgatgGGGAAGCTACGGAGCAGGGATAAGACCATCAAGAAACTCGCAGTTGTGAGCACGCTTTATGCCGTAAAAAGGAAAGCTGTGGAATTTGGAATGTGTCGCAATGAGGACCTGAAG GTCTATCTACTTGATGGAACAGAGGTTGATGAAGAGGCTTTCAGCTGCTTGGCTGAATCCGTTGAGAGTGGCACTCATACATTCACTTTGTGCATTGGTGAATGGATTTCAG GGGTGCAAATGGATGGAAGGCTGAGTAACATACCCAGAGATGTAGTGCTGCTGCTTACATCGTTCTTGCGCTCGAACACGGGGAATGACGCAGTGCTGGAGTGGAGTTTGAAGATAACGCAAGCAGAGACCAGTTTGGGTGACAAGGATGCTGCATCGGTCGGCCTTAAACCCCTTGTGGTGTCCTACTTCAAAGATGACCTCAGCCAACTCGTACAAGTACATGAG GTATTAACAGAGATGACTGGCAATTTTCTTGACGCCCTGCCCGTTTGCCCAGTCATAGTTGCACTTG GTCAGTCCATCTTTCAATGCACCTGCCATCTGTTTGTGGATAGGGAGCTCGTAATACCAAACATCGGCTTGATGCTGGCTATTGAGCGGCTGTTTGCTGTCCACTACTACTTGAACGTCAAATATGAAGCACGTGTAGGGGCAGCCCTTGAATTTCTTCAGAG ATACCTCGTCGGTAATCAGCACAGGAGGGCACACGGCAGCAAATTAAAAGGAGCAAAGGTGCCCGTTCGAAAGATCTGGCAGTGTGCGCAGAGATTGCATCATTCAAGAAGAAATGGAGCTCT GAAGTGGTGCAAAGGGACAGGCCACCAGATCCTGTTCAACCTATGCCTGGCGCTTGTCGGAGCCCTGGCCTCGTTCGTGGCGATGGCCGCGCTTCCCAAGCACCGTGCCAGCCTGGTCTCCTGCACGTGCGTGGGTGCCGCGCTCCACTACTTCCTGCTCGTGTCCTTCGCCTGGACCTTCGTCGAGTCCCTGCTGCAGTACCTGCGCTTCGTCCGCGTCCTCGGGGCGTATGTGCCCAACCTCGTGCTCAAGGCAGCCTTCGGAGCGTGGG GATGCGAGTTCAACTGCCCGCCTCGCACATGGAACGAGCATTTTGTCGCTCTCGGCCACCACAGCATGCATCTGAACAGGGAG GAGCTCCAATGCTGGTCATACTGTGCATCCTCATAG
- the LOC139052545 gene encoding uncharacterized protein isoform X1: MMGKLRSRDKTIKKLAVVSTLYAVKRKAVEFGMCRNEDLKVYLLDGTEVDEEAFSCLAESVESGTHTFTLCIGEWISGVQMDGRLSNIPRDVVLLLTSFLRSNTGNDAVLEWSLKITQAETSLGDKDAASVGLKPLVVSYFKDDLSQLVQVHEVLTEMTGNFLDALPVCPVIVALGQSIFQCTCHLFVDRELVIPNIGLMLAIERLFAVHYYLNVKYEARVGAALEFLQRYLVGNQHRRAHGSKLKGAKVPVRKIWQCAQRLHHSRRNGALKWCKGTGHQILFNLCLALVGALASFVAMAALPKHRASLVSCTCVGAALHYFLLVSFAWTFVESLLQYLRFVRVLGAYVPNLVLKAAFGAWGCEFNCPPRTWNEHFVALGHHSMHLNREVYGVLKTLLCAKRKLRQRQKHVGETICSLVVLVFILRS, from the exons atgatgGGGAAGCTACGGAGCAGGGATAAGACCATCAAGAAACTCGCAGTTGTGAGCACGCTTTATGCCGTAAAAAGGAAAGCTGTGGAATTTGGAATGTGTCGCAATGAGGACCTGAAG GTCTATCTACTTGATGGAACAGAGGTTGATGAAGAGGCTTTCAGCTGCTTGGCTGAATCCGTTGAGAGTGGCACTCATACATTCACTTTGTGCATTGGTGAATGGATTTCAG GGGTGCAAATGGATGGAAGGCTGAGTAACATACCCAGAGATGTAGTGCTGCTGCTTACATCGTTCTTGCGCTCGAACACGGGGAATGACGCAGTGCTGGAGTGGAGTTTGAAGATAACGCAAGCAGAGACCAGTTTGGGTGACAAGGATGCTGCATCGGTCGGCCTTAAACCCCTTGTGGTGTCCTACTTCAAAGATGACCTCAGCCAACTCGTACAAGTACATGAG GTATTAACAGAGATGACTGGCAATTTTCTTGACGCCCTGCCCGTTTGCCCAGTCATAGTTGCACTTG GTCAGTCCATCTTTCAATGCACCTGCCATCTGTTTGTGGATAGGGAGCTCGTAATACCAAACATCGGCTTGATGCTGGCTATTGAGCGGCTGTTTGCTGTCCACTACTACTTGAACGTCAAATATGAAGCACGTGTAGGGGCAGCCCTTGAATTTCTTCAGAG ATACCTCGTCGGTAATCAGCACAGGAGGGCACACGGCAGCAAATTAAAAGGAGCAAAGGTGCCCGTTCGAAAGATCTGGCAGTGTGCGCAGAGATTGCATCATTCAAGAAGAAATGGAGCTCT GAAGTGGTGCAAAGGGACAGGCCACCAGATCCTGTTCAACCTATGCCTGGCGCTTGTCGGAGCCCTGGCCTCGTTCGTGGCGATGGCCGCGCTTCCCAAGCACCGTGCCAGCCTGGTCTCCTGCACGTGCGTGGGTGCCGCGCTCCACTACTTCCTGCTCGTGTCCTTCGCCTGGACCTTCGTCGAGTCCCTGCTGCAGTACCTGCGCTTCGTCCGCGTCCTCGGGGCGTATGTGCCCAACCTCGTGCTCAAGGCAGCCTTCGGAGCGTGGG GATGCGAGTTCAACTGCCCGCCTCGCACATGGAACGAGCATTTTGTCGCTCTCGGCCACCACAGCATGCATCTGAACAGGGAGGTATACGGAGTACTGAAAACATTATTGTGCGCGAAACGGAAACTAAGACAAAGGCAGAAGCACGTAGGCGAGACCATATGTAGCCTCGTCGTGTTAGTTTTCATTTTGCGCTCATAA